Proteins from a single region of Deinococcus misasensis DSM 22328:
- a CDS encoding prolyl oligopeptidase family serine peptidase, whose amino-acid sequence MSQEVLMHETNDPYLWLEAIEDQRALNWVKNQRQALEALENAEGFQGLRSHIETALNARDNIPMPEGFKGNYYNFWKDEDHPRGLWRRTTPESYATPAPLWEVVFDLDEVARLEQVNWVWKGAALCPERPERALLYLSRGGADAVVIREYDLTQQAFVTDGFELPECKQSVCWKDENTIWFTAALNDQEKTPSGYPFITREWTRGESLHDARVVHSGSPEDVGAWCYSEPVAGKERPLIRQLVQFFNATVQLEWQGQVRELQQPPRAEATFFQDQVVYWLREELVQKGQTFPAGSLLSTALENALGSSPEYSLLFQPTEGMSVQSITVTRDHVLVMALNHVRSEVYAFSRSEQGWMHSRISVPELMSIQLWAEDASNSDAAFMMVTGFLTPNTLYRLLPDGTQQPLKANPMHFDPAGLHVEQHFATSKDGTRIPYFQVASSSPKLDGQNPTLLYGYGGFENARMPTYSAALGQGWLTRGGVYVLANIRGGGEYGPSWHQSALKANRQNAYDDFIAVAEDLIQRRVTTPEHLGTRGGSNGGLLTSVMLTQRPDLFGAVVSEVPLTDMFRYHKMLAGASWMAEYGDPETSDWNFLSQYSPYHNIKSATEQPYPKTIYLSSTRDDRVHPGHARKMVAKLQESGHEVLYFENIEGGHGGSANHQQMAHWQALVYSFLWQELSKV is encoded by the coding sequence ATGTCTCAAGAGGTCCTGATGCACGAAACAAATGATCCGTATTTATGGCTGGAAGCGATAGAAGACCAGAGGGCCCTGAATTGGGTGAAAAACCAGCGTCAGGCGCTGGAAGCGCTGGAAAACGCAGAAGGATTTCAGGGTCTGCGCAGCCACATTGAAACAGCTTTGAATGCCAGAGACAACATCCCCATGCCAGAGGGCTTTAAAGGCAATTACTACAACTTCTGGAAAGACGAGGACCATCCCAGAGGCCTCTGGCGCAGAACCACCCCCGAATCTTATGCCACCCCTGCACCCCTCTGGGAAGTTGTTTTTGACCTGGATGAGGTGGCCCGTCTGGAGCAAGTCAACTGGGTCTGGAAGGGTGCAGCCCTCTGTCCAGAGCGTCCAGAACGTGCCTTGCTGTATCTGTCGCGCGGGGGCGCAGATGCTGTGGTCATCCGGGAATATGACCTGACCCAGCAAGCCTTTGTGACAGACGGTTTTGAGTTGCCAGAGTGTAAACAATCGGTGTGCTGGAAAGATGAAAACACCATCTGGTTCACCGCTGCCCTGAACGATCAGGAAAAAACCCCCTCTGGATACCCTTTCATCACCCGCGAATGGACAAGGGGAGAGTCCTTGCACGATGCCAGAGTGGTGCATTCTGGCTCACCTGAGGATGTGGGTGCATGGTGTTACTCCGAACCTGTGGCCGGTAAAGAGCGCCCTCTGATCCGTCAACTGGTGCAGTTTTTCAATGCCACAGTTCAACTGGAATGGCAGGGACAGGTCCGTGAACTCCAGCAACCCCCTCGTGCAGAAGCCACCTTTTTTCAGGATCAGGTGGTGTACTGGCTCAGGGAAGAATTGGTGCAAAAGGGGCAGACTTTTCCTGCAGGCAGCCTTCTGAGCACAGCTCTGGAAAATGCTCTGGGTTCTTCTCCAGAGTATTCCCTGCTGTTTCAGCCCACAGAGGGCATGTCGGTGCAGAGCATCACCGTCACCCGTGACCATGTGCTGGTGATGGCCCTCAACCATGTGCGCAGCGAAGTGTACGCCTTTTCCCGTTCTGAACAGGGCTGGATGCATTCTCGGATTTCCGTGCCAGAGTTGATGAGCATCCAGCTCTGGGCTGAAGATGCCAGCAACAGCGACGCAGCGTTCATGATGGTCACCGGGTTTTTGACCCCAAACACCCTGTACCGTTTGCTGCCAGATGGCACCCAGCAACCGCTCAAAGCCAACCCCATGCATTTTGATCCTGCAGGTTTGCATGTAGAGCAGCACTTTGCCACCAGCAAAGACGGCACCCGCATTCCTTATTTTCAGGTGGCCTCCAGCAGTCCGAAATTGGACGGTCAGAACCCCACCTTGCTGTACGGATATGGAGGCTTCGAAAATGCCAGAATGCCCACCTACAGTGCAGCCCTCGGGCAGGGATGGCTCACCAGAGGGGGCGTGTATGTGTTGGCCAACATCCGTGGCGGAGGAGAGTATGGCCCCTCTTGGCACCAATCCGCCCTCAAGGCCAACCGCCAGAACGCCTACGATGACTTCATCGCAGTGGCAGAAGACCTGATCCAGCGTCGGGTGACCACCCCAGAGCACCTCGGGACCCGTGGAGGCAGCAACGGAGGTTTGCTCACCAGTGTGATGCTGACCCAGCGTCCAGACCTGTTCGGGGCCGTGGTGTCTGAAGTCCCCCTCACCGACATGTTCCGGTACCACAAGATGCTGGCCGGAGCCAGTTGGATGGCCGAATACGGAGATCCAGAGACCTCAGACTGGAATTTTTTAAGCCAGTACAGCCCTTACCACAACATCAAATCTGCCACCGAGCAGCCTTACCCCAAAACCATTTACCTCAGTTCCACCCGAGATGACCGTGTGCACCCCGGCCATGCCCGAAAAATGGTGGCCAAGTTGCAAGAGTCCGGCCACGAAGTGCTTTACTTCGAGAACATTGAGGGCGGACACGGCGGATCTGCAAACCACCAGCAAATGGCCCACTGGCAGGCTCTGGTGTACAGCTTTCTGTGGCAGGAACTCAGCAAAGTTTGA
- a CDS encoding SIMPL domain-containing protein yields MKQDFPQLVIGLFLLGIALVASAFIAVSGFRDIKKADDTITVTGSTKQAITSDHVIWDFQLSTQGTELQNLYTEISTATRAVDDFLKTQKLSAEELVSDAIVTEPTTFYNRDEAGREVSVKGYILRKHYQIRSNEVKKVVAINQSASSLIARGIPLESSPMQYLYTKLPELRIKLLEDATRDARERANVMVKSAGSTLGAMKSARMGVFQITPRFTTQVDDYGSFDTTSLEKDVTAVVTVSFAVQ; encoded by the coding sequence ATGAAGCAAGATTTCCCACAATTGGTCATCGGTCTTTTTTTGCTGGGCATTGCTCTGGTCGCCAGTGCTTTCATTGCGGTCTCGGGGTTTCGGGACATCAAGAAAGCCGACGACACCATCACAGTGACAGGCAGCACCAAGCAAGCCATCACTTCGGATCATGTGATCTGGGATTTTCAATTGAGCACGCAAGGCACCGAATTGCAAAACCTGTACACCGAAATCAGCACCGCCACCCGGGCCGTGGATGACTTCCTGAAAACCCAGAAGCTTTCTGCTGAAGAGTTGGTTTCAGATGCCATCGTCACCGAGCCCACCACCTTCTACAACCGGGACGAAGCTGGGCGTGAGGTCAGCGTCAAAGGGTACATCCTGCGCAAGCACTACCAGATCCGCAGCAACGAGGTGAAAAAAGTGGTGGCCATCAACCAGAGCGCCAGCAGCCTGATTGCCCGTGGCATTCCTCTGGAATCGAGCCCAATGCAGTACCTGTACACCAAACTGCCTGAACTGCGCATCAAACTGCTGGAAGACGCCACCAGAGACGCTCGAGAACGCGCCAATGTGATGGTGAAAAGTGCAGGAAGCACCCTCGGGGCCATGAAAAGTGCCCGGATGGGGGTGTTCCAGATCACCCCCCGCTTCACCACACAGGTGGACGATTACGGTTCTTTTGACACCACCAGTCTGGAAAAAGACGTGACCGCTGTGGTGACCGTGAGTTTCGCTGTGCAGTAA
- a CDS encoding GNAT family N-acetyltransferase produces the protein MLEIVRITDWNDPRIDEFGELQNRAYFDPDMLIPMWVIKQTMQNPSPHRNDVLLVAVEEGKVLGGTVFHYLPPAHAGFSSILAVDPEARGKGVAKALHLARWETLTEIAKAPPRAVFIDVVAPERLSEEEWAKEKEYGFDPRQRRKVFAGMGFKQLDIEYHQPVGGPDGGPVTNMDLLIYAPNLHEVFPLEWVLDTMHAYWVPWLGSERAHQATDELKMRAKSDPVGLLPPDHACHAEVFNDEVV, from the coding sequence ATGCTGGAAATTGTCAGAATCACTGACTGGAACGACCCGAGAATTGACGAATTTGGAGAACTGCAGAACCGGGCTTATTTTGATCCCGACATGCTGATCCCCATGTGGGTGATCAAGCAAACCATGCAAAATCCCAGCCCTCACCGCAACGATGTGTTGCTGGTTGCTGTGGAAGAGGGCAAAGTGCTGGGAGGCACGGTTTTTCATTACCTCCCTCCTGCCCACGCAGGCTTTTCGAGCATCCTTGCTGTGGACCCTGAAGCCAGAGGCAAAGGGGTGGCCAAAGCCCTGCACCTCGCCAGATGGGAAACCCTGACCGAAATTGCCAAGGCCCCTCCCAGAGCGGTGTTCATTGATGTGGTGGCCCCTGAGCGCCTTTCTGAAGAAGAGTGGGCCAAAGAAAAAGAATACGGCTTTGATCCCAGACAGCGCAGAAAAGTCTTTGCTGGAATGGGATTCAAGCAACTCGACATCGAATACCATCAACCTGTGGGAGGCCCAGATGGAGGACCCGTCACCAACATGGACCTGCTGATCTATGCCCCCAACCTGCACGAGGTTTTCCCTCTGGAGTGGGTGCTGGACACCATGCACGCTTACTGGGTTCCCTGGCTGGGCAGTGAACGTGCCCATCAGGCCACCGATGAATTGAAAATGCGTGCCAAGAGTGACCCAGTCGGATTGCTCCCTCCTGACCATGCTTGCCATGCTGAAGTTTTCAACGATGAGGTGGTTTGA
- a CDS encoding M20/M25/M40 family metallo-hydrolase — protein sequence MQNLKPFIDQARLDLAELVALESVSAQGRMLAETAHHVSELLQAEGFTVQSYLGEVAPILVAEAGEGDRTLLIYNHYDVQPESPIELWESPPFVATERDGRLYGRGISDDKGEFVSRLAAVRALKAQHGGKLPLKIKWLIEGEEEIGSPSLGRFVHEHAEELKADGCWWEFGSIDPHGRPIIYAGLKGIICLELRARVSDSDLHSSLGAVVDNPLYKLSRAIASMRDETGRVTIDGFYDDVRKPSEADLQAIQSIPDESPATKQAYGIKGYLGDVSGVSYYERLIFEPCLNVNGFHGGYGDAGSKTVLPAEGFVKVDFRLVPDQSPAKVLELLKAHLEKHGLSDIEVVELESHEHPARSDVSHPFVQTALEVASEVHGHPAVLHPSSAGSGPMHPFIEAIGLPVVAAGISNHASRVHAPNENIVIAHFEKGIEFALKFMDRLSKL from the coding sequence ATGCAAAACTTGAAACCCTTCATCGATCAGGCCAGATTGGACCTGGCCGAACTGGTGGCTCTGGAATCCGTGTCCGCACAGGGACGCATGCTGGCCGAAACCGCCCACCATGTCAGCGAACTGCTGCAAGCCGAAGGCTTCACGGTGCAGTCTTACCTTGGAGAGGTCGCTCCGATTTTGGTGGCCGAAGCCGGAGAGGGAGACCGCACCCTCTTGATTTACAACCACTATGACGTGCAGCCCGAGTCGCCCATCGAACTCTGGGAGTCTCCTCCTTTTGTGGCCACCGAACGGGACGGACGCCTGTATGGACGGGGCATCAGCGATGACAAAGGAGAATTCGTTTCCCGGTTGGCGGCTGTGCGTGCCCTCAAAGCCCAGCATGGTGGAAAACTGCCCCTCAAGATCAAATGGTTGATTGAAGGGGAGGAGGAAATCGGCAGCCCGAGTCTGGGCCGTTTCGTTCATGAGCATGCAGAGGAACTCAAGGCAGATGGGTGCTGGTGGGAGTTTGGCAGCATTGATCCCCACGGTCGCCCCATCATTTATGCAGGCCTCAAAGGGATCATCTGTCTGGAATTGCGGGCCAGAGTCTCGGATTCAGACCTGCACTCCAGCCTCGGGGCGGTGGTGGACAATCCGCTCTACAAGCTTTCCAGAGCCATTGCCAGCATGCGCGATGAAACAGGCCGGGTCACCATTGATGGTTTTTACGACGATGTGCGCAAACCTTCAGAGGCAGACCTTCAGGCCATCCAGAGCATCCCTGACGAAAGCCCAGCCACCAAACAGGCTTACGGCATCAAAGGCTACCTTGGAGATGTCTCAGGCGTTTCTTACTACGAACGCCTGATTTTCGAACCCTGCCTCAATGTCAACGGTTTTCATGGTGGATATGGCGATGCTGGCAGCAAAACTGTTCTCCCAGCCGAAGGTTTCGTGAAAGTGGATTTCCGTCTGGTGCCCGATCAGTCTCCAGCAAAGGTGCTGGAACTCCTCAAAGCCCACCTTGAAAAACATGGCCTTTCGGACATCGAAGTGGTTGAACTGGAAAGCCACGAACACCCCGCCCGCAGCGATGTTTCCCATCCATTCGTGCAAACCGCTCTGGAAGTGGCCTCTGAAGTGCACGGTCATCCTGCGGTTCTGCACCCGAGCAGTGCAGGCAGTGGCCCAATGCACCCCTTCATTGAAGCGATTGGTTTGCCTGTGGTGGCCGCAGGCATCAGCAACCACGCCTCAAGGGTGCATGCCCCCAACGAAAACATCGTGATTGCCCACTTTGAAAAAGGCATTGAATTTGCCTTGAAGTTCATGGACCGCCTCTCAAAGCTGTAA
- a CDS encoding DJ-1/PfpI family protein: protein MKTVGIYIFDEAEVMDFSAPFEAFSVANRLKVRDGQPEPYHVVLIAEQDRPVQARNRFQVLPHHTLQNHPALDILLVAGGVVTAELHKPEVIQWIKNVHQSTQITASICTGAFLLAETGMLNGKPATTHWEDLQDLQDAYPEVQVQSHVPFTQEGKIFTSAGVSAGMILSLNLIGLDFGMDFTVRVARQIEFPFEV, encoded by the coding sequence ATGAAAACCGTGGGCATCTACATTTTTGATGAGGCAGAAGTGATGGATTTCAGCGCACCTTTTGAGGCTTTCAGTGTGGCCAATCGACTGAAAGTGCGAGACGGTCAACCCGAGCCTTACCACGTTGTGCTGATTGCTGAGCAGGATCGGCCTGTTCAGGCACGCAACCGTTTTCAGGTTTTGCCCCACCACACGCTGCAAAACCATCCTGCTCTGGACATTTTGCTGGTGGCTGGAGGGGTGGTCACTGCCGAATTGCACAAGCCAGAGGTGATCCAGTGGATCAAAAACGTCCACCAGAGCACCCAGATCACTGCATCCATTTGCACAGGAGCGTTTCTGCTGGCAGAAACCGGAATGCTGAACGGCAAACCTGCCACCACCCACTGGGAAGACCTGCAAGACCTGCAAGATGCTTATCCAGAGGTGCAGGTGCAAAGCCATGTGCCTTTCACGCAAGAAGGCAAGATCTTCACTTCTGCGGGGGTCTCTGCTGGGATGATCCTGAGCCTGAACCTGATCGGTCTGGATTTTGGCATGGATTTTACGGTCAGGGTGGCCAGGCAAATCGAATTTCCCTTTGAGGTTTGA